The following coding sequences lie in one Bicyclus anynana chromosome 21, ilBicAnyn1.1, whole genome shotgun sequence genomic window:
- the LOC112047211 gene encoding senecionine N-oxygenase produces MTQVPNPRVCIIGAGVAGLTSARYLQEEGISFTVLEATRYVGGTWRYDPRVGTDENGLPLHTSMYKHLRTNLPKPTMELNGFPLPKEAPSFMKWETVYKYIQDYVKHFDLEKNIKFLHNVILISREENLWKVKHQNVVTGEQFEDEYDFIFVGTGHFNKPNYPDIPGEEMFTGTIIHSHDFKESHTYKDRRVLIVGAGPSGLDIAIDVANVSKALIHSHHSKAPFKTVFPENYKKKPDIKEFNATGVVFEDGSYEDIDDVIYCTGYQYYYPFLDKSCEVEWRQECVMPLHHRMVNINQPTMLFLGAIVKACIFVALDAQARYAAALAAGRFTLPTKEKMLEEWNKQVEEIRSKERPLADLHVLGDKEDDYYASLTAESGIARVPRHMIKIHKMLLRTMFQDLYTFRDYVYTIVDDENVTCTLETENTYL; encoded by the exons Atg ACACAGGTGCCAAATCCCCGCGTGTGCATCATCGGCGCCGGGGTCGCAGGGTTGACGTCGGCGCGGTACCTGCAGGAGGAGGGCATCAGCTTCACGGTGCTGGAGGCGACGCGGTACGTGGGCGGCACATGGCGGTACGACCCGCGGGTCGGCACCGACGAGAACGGCCTGCCTCTGCACACCAGCATGTATAAACATTTGAG AACAAATCTCCCCAAACCTACAATGGAACTGAATGGTTTTCCACTCCCAAAGGAAGCTCCTTCGTTTATGAAATGGGAAACAGTGTATAAATACATTCAGGATTATGTTAAGCACTTTGACTTAGAAAAGAATATTAag TTTCTTCACAACGTGATATTAATATCCAGAGAGGAAAACCTATGGAAGGTGAAACACCAAAACGTGGTGACGGGCGAACAGTTTGAAGACGAGTATGATTTCATTTTCGTTGGCACGGGACACTTTAATAAGCCAAACTACCCGGATATTCCTGGAGAAGAAATGTTTACTG GTACAATAATCCACAGTCACGACTTTAAGGAAAGCCATACATACAAAGACCGTCGCGTCCTCATAGTGGGTGCAGGACCATCAGGCCTGGACATAGCCATCGACGTGGCGAATGTCTCCAAGGCCTTGATACACAGTCACCACTCCAAAGCCCCTTTTAAGACTGTCTTTCCCGAGAACTATAAAAAGAAGCCGGATATAAAGGAGTTCAATGCTACCGGTGTCGTGTTTGAAGATGGCAGTTACGAAGATATTGATGATGTTATTTATTGTACTg GGTATCAGTATTACTACCCGTTCCTAGACAAGAGTTGCGAAGTGGAGTGGAGGCAGGAATGCGTGATGCCGCTACATCACCGCATGGTGAATATCAACCAGCCCACGATGCTGTTTCTAGGTGCCATTGTAAAGGCTTGCATATTCGTGGCATTGGATGCCCAG GCCAGATATGCTGCGGCGTTAGCAGCAGGACGCTTCACGCTTCCTACCAAAGAGAAGATGTTGGAGGAGTGGAACAAACAAGTCGAGGAAATTCGGTCGAAAGAACGGCCACTAGCTGACCTACACGTTTTAGGTGACAAGGAG GACGACTACTACGCGAGCCTGACGGCGGAGTCCGGCATAGCGCGTGTCCCGCGGCATATGATCAAGATACACAAGATGCTCTTAAGAACCATGTTCCAGGACCTCTACACGTTTAGAGACTACGTTTACACTATCGTGGATGATGAAAACGTGACATGTACTTTAGAAACAGAGAATACATATCTGTAA